From a single Kitasatospora azatica KCTC 9699 genomic region:
- a CDS encoding SMP-30/gluconolactonase/LRE family protein — MKIRHDDPEPLDHEPLLLGEGPSWDAESATLSLVDIAGRALLIVTDQGTTRIPVADDIGCAVPWRTDQWLAAVGTDLLAVSRDGSVGEVAKLPADPATHRANDGKCDPAGRLWVGVMARDAAAGAGLLCVAREHGRVETVLTGLTIPNGLGWSPDGTVMYVTDSVPGTITAYDFDPGSGRLGESRTLITIDPRLGAPDGLTVDAEGHLWTALWDGGAVLRFAPDGALVGVLELPVARLTSCCFAGPDLTELIVTTASIGLDQEALGRYPASGSTYRVRTGIRGLPASRLTDS, encoded by the coding sequence ATGAAGATCCGACACGACGACCCCGAGCCGCTGGACCACGAGCCGCTGCTGCTCGGTGAGGGTCCGAGCTGGGATGCCGAGAGCGCCACGCTGAGTCTGGTCGACATCGCCGGGCGGGCGCTGCTGATCGTCACCGACCAGGGCACGACCCGGATACCGGTGGCCGACGACATCGGCTGCGCCGTGCCGTGGCGCACCGATCAGTGGCTCGCCGCGGTCGGCACCGATCTGCTCGCCGTGAGCCGGGACGGCAGCGTCGGCGAGGTCGCGAAGCTGCCCGCCGATCCGGCCACCCACCGCGCCAACGACGGCAAGTGCGATCCCGCGGGCCGGCTCTGGGTGGGGGTCATGGCCCGCGACGCCGCAGCAGGAGCCGGCCTGCTGTGCGTGGCGCGCGAGCACGGGCGGGTGGAGACCGTGCTGACCGGCCTGACCATCCCCAACGGGCTCGGCTGGTCGCCGGACGGCACCGTCATGTACGTGACCGACAGCGTGCCCGGCACCATCACCGCCTACGACTTCGACCCCGGGAGCGGCAGGCTCGGGGAGAGCCGGACGCTGATCACCATCGACCCCCGCCTCGGTGCGCCCGACGGGCTGACCGTGGATGCCGAGGGCCACCTCTGGACGGCGCTCTGGGACGGCGGCGCGGTGCTGCGCTTCGCCCCGGACGGCGCCCTGGTGGGCGTACTGGAGCTTCCAGTGGCGCGGTTGACCAGTTGCTGCTTCGCCGGCCCGGACCTGACCGAGCTGATCGTCACCACCGCCTCGATCGGCCTCGACCAGGAGGCGCTGGGCCGCTACCCGGCCTCCGGCTCGACCTACCGCGTCCGCACCGGGATCCGCGGTCTGCCCGCGTCGCGCCTGACCGACAGCTGA
- a CDS encoding MerR family transcriptional regulator, which translates to MAELAGVSVRTLHHYDEIGLVQPSARTAVGYRAYSAGDVERLREVLAYRRLGFGLREIADLVDDPTTDAVAHLHRLRGLLVEQRERAAAMVTAIDRELEARAMGIRTTPEEQLKVFGAQLYEAIGSAYPATRRTEPRIAARVWEALGDARTVLNVGAGTGSYEPPDRDVTAVEPSAVMRAQRPAGAAPCVAARAERLPFADQSFDAAMAFSTVHHWHDPIAGLREMRRVARRVVVFTHDASDTGWRHRFWLSRDYLPEVAGLVAGRPSVDQLAGAIGARIEPVLIPWDCADGFFEAYWRRPEAYLDEHVRRAVSVWTRVGLQAEQRAVSRLRDDLSSGRWGERNRDLVALDAAELGLRLLVA; encoded by the coding sequence GTGGCCGAGCTGGCCGGGGTGAGCGTCCGCACGCTGCATCACTATGACGAGATCGGCCTCGTGCAGCCGTCCGCGCGGACCGCGGTGGGGTACCGGGCCTACTCGGCGGGGGACGTGGAGCGACTGCGGGAGGTGCTCGCCTATCGGCGGTTGGGCTTCGGGTTGCGCGAGATCGCGGATCTGGTGGACGACCCGACCACCGACGCGGTCGCGCATCTGCACCGGCTGCGCGGCCTGCTGGTGGAACAGCGCGAGCGTGCTGCGGCCATGGTGACGGCCATAGACCGGGAACTGGAGGCGCGGGCCATGGGGATCAGGACGACGCCGGAGGAGCAACTGAAGGTGTTCGGCGCGCAGTTGTACGAGGCCATCGGGTCCGCGTATCCGGCGACGCGGCGCACCGAGCCGCGGATCGCCGCGAGGGTCTGGGAGGCGCTCGGGGACGCCCGGACGGTGCTGAACGTCGGCGCCGGCACCGGGTCCTACGAGCCCCCCGACCGCGACGTCACGGCGGTGGAACCGTCGGCGGTCATGCGGGCGCAGCGTCCGGCGGGCGCGGCGCCGTGCGTGGCCGCCCGTGCGGAGCGCCTCCCGTTCGCGGACCAGTCCTTCGACGCGGCGATGGCGTTCAGCACCGTTCACCACTGGCACGACCCGATCGCCGGGCTGCGCGAGATGCGGCGCGTGGCCCGCCGCGTGGTGGTGTTCACGCACGACGCCAGTGACACGGGCTGGCGCCACCGGTTCTGGCTCAGCCGCGACTACCTGCCCGAGGTCGCCGGCCTGGTCGCCGGCCGGCCCTCGGTGGACCAGCTGGCCGGCGCGATCGGGGCCCGCATAGAGCCGGTGCTGATCCCGTGGGACTGCGCCGACGGCTTCTTCGAGGCCTACTGGCGCCGGCCCGAGGCGTACCTGGACGAACACGTGCGCCGCGCCGTATCGGTATGGACCAGGGTCGGACTGCAGGCCGAGCAGCGGGCAGTGAGCAGGCTCCGCGACGACCTTTCCTCAGGCCGCTGGGGCGAACGCAACCGCGACCTCGTCGCCCTCGACGCGGCCGAGCTCGGCCTGCGCCTTCTCGTGGCCTGA
- a CDS encoding sugar ABC transporter substrate-binding protein, producing the protein MRQTRRTAIAAALLTVTALASATACSSGSTVQGSSSDKGTFTFWDPYPQFDATSDWGKRVAACGTQAGVTVKRTSLDTTDLGNKALLAAQQGNSPDVMLVDNPVVSTLVEAGILNKMSDLGVDTASVQQNIIGAGAIDGAAYGLPIGANTLALYYNKSVLDAAGVDPASVTNWDSLNSALAKVKAAGKKGITFSAIGTEEGSFQFLPWFWGAGGDLTHLNDAKGVAALSLWKGWVADGSAPNDVLNNTQTTSWQEFATGQYAFGENGTWQLANAAKAGFPYGVINIPAKDGGPAPAPTGGEFVTVPVQKDTARYAVTKQIVSCLTDSANLLGTDTTLSYIAPTQAVQAQQTQANSALTPWVSAVAAARGRTSNGLGSKYPVISQQLWTAVQGALSGGQGPQAALDAAQNAAANHKG; encoded by the coding sequence ATGAGACAGACCCGGCGCACCGCGATCGCAGCCGCCCTCCTCACCGTCACCGCGCTCGCCTCCGCGACCGCTTGTTCCAGCGGCTCCACCGTCCAGGGGTCCTCGTCCGACAAGGGCACCTTCACCTTCTGGGACCCGTACCCGCAGTTCGACGCCACCTCCGACTGGGGCAAGCGCGTCGCCGCGTGCGGCACCCAGGCCGGCGTCACCGTCAAGCGCACCTCCCTGGACACGACCGACCTCGGCAACAAGGCCCTGCTCGCCGCCCAGCAGGGCAATTCGCCCGACGTCATGCTGGTGGACAACCCCGTGGTCTCCACACTGGTCGAGGCCGGGATCCTCAACAAGATGAGCGATCTGGGCGTGGACACCGCGTCCGTCCAGCAGAACATCATCGGTGCGGGCGCCATCGACGGCGCCGCCTACGGACTCCCGATCGGTGCGAACACGCTGGCGCTCTACTACAACAAGTCGGTCCTGGACGCCGCCGGCGTCGACCCCGCCTCCGTCACGAACTGGGACTCCCTCAACTCCGCGCTGGCCAAGGTCAAGGCGGCCGGCAAGAAGGGCATCACCTTCTCCGCGATCGGCACCGAGGAGGGCAGCTTCCAGTTCCTGCCCTGGTTCTGGGGCGCCGGCGGTGACCTCACCCACCTCAACGATGCCAAGGGCGTGGCCGCCCTCTCGCTGTGGAAGGGCTGGGTCGCCGACGGCTCCGCACCCAACGACGTGCTGAACAACACCCAGACCACCAGCTGGCAGGAGTTCGCCACCGGCCAGTACGCCTTCGGCGAGAACGGCACCTGGCAACTGGCCAACGCGGCGAAGGCCGGCTTCCCCTACGGCGTCATCAACATCCCCGCCAAGGACGGCGGACCGGCCCCCGCCCCCACCGGTGGAGAGTTCGTCACCGTTCCGGTGCAGAAGGACACCGCCCGCTACGCCGTCACCAAGCAGATCGTCTCCTGTCTGACCGATTCGGCCAACCTGCTCGGCACCGACACCACGCTGTCGTACATCGCCCCCACCCAGGCCGTGCAGGCCCAGCAGACCCAGGCCAACTCCGCCCTCACACCGTGGGTGAGCGCCGTGGCCGCCGCCCGGGGCCGAACCAGCAACGGCCTCGGCTCCAAGTATCCGGTCATCTCACAGCAGTTGTGGACGGCCGTGCAGGGCGCGCTGTCCGGAGGCCAGGGCCCGCAGGCTGCCCTGGACGCCGCGCAGAACGCCGCCGCGAACCACAAGGGCTGA
- a CDS encoding glycoside hydrolase family 127 protein translates to MSRSTSTPAAPATPTTPATHGPVRIGAQARTAQRPTVDPVVSGGFWYDRRRTVARVAIPQGPGLLESAGNLHDLRLAAGAADGPFRGDYPFMDSDVYKWLEAASWQLGQAPDGEHGAAAEASLAEHMEKIIALVADAQQPDGYLNSWFQSGKGDGPFLDLRWGHELYCAGHLIQAAVAHHRATGADSLLQVARRFADHIDATFGTPDSGKPVDGIDGHPEVETALVELYRETGERRYLDLAGYFVDRFGHGRLGGERYCQDRVPLRQADNVEGHAVRQLYLLAAAADLATETGDDELGAAAARLWHAMVATKTHLTGGVGAHHDEEDFGDPYELPNERAYCETCAAIASIQFSWRMALLTGQARYSDLIERTLFNGFLAGMSLDGERWLYVNPLQVRDGHTDTGDDQSARRTRWFRCACCPPNVMRLLASLEHYVSASDGSGLHLHQYVSGRYRGETDRGLPIFVNVNTDYPWQGRITVTVEECPDMPWTLSLRIPQWCRDYTLSVDGVPSARTQNEAPAQDGWLRVERVWTAGDALVLDLDLPVRLVEADPRVDAVRGCVAIERGPLVYCVEQVDHPGGGLDDVVLDPSRPLSAKDRPDLLGGVVTVVGAGYRRRLAPSGWWPYQDRTDAERGDHASPVGTGEPVELTAVPYYAWANREDGSMRVWLPTD, encoded by the coding sequence ATGTCCCGCAGCACCTCCACCCCCGCAGCCCCCGCCACCCCGACCACCCCCGCCACGCACGGTCCGGTCCGGATCGGTGCCCAGGCCCGCACCGCGCAGCGGCCGACTGTCGACCCGGTCGTGAGCGGGGGCTTCTGGTACGACCGGCGCCGGACGGTCGCCCGCGTGGCCATCCCCCAGGGGCCCGGCCTACTCGAGTCGGCCGGCAATCTCCACGACCTGCGGCTGGCGGCCGGCGCCGCCGACGGCCCGTTCCGCGGCGACTACCCCTTCATGGACTCCGACGTCTACAAGTGGCTCGAGGCCGCCTCCTGGCAGCTCGGTCAGGCCCCCGACGGCGAGCACGGTGCCGCCGCGGAGGCATCGTTGGCCGAGCACATGGAGAAGATCATCGCCCTGGTGGCGGACGCCCAGCAGCCGGACGGGTACCTCAACAGCTGGTTCCAGTCCGGGAAGGGCGACGGTCCGTTTCTGGACCTGCGCTGGGGTCATGAGCTGTACTGTGCCGGTCACTTGATCCAGGCGGCCGTCGCCCACCACCGGGCCACCGGCGCCGACAGCCTGCTCCAGGTGGCCCGCCGGTTCGCCGACCACATCGACGCGACGTTCGGCACCCCGGACAGCGGGAAGCCCGTCGACGGCATCGACGGCCACCCCGAGGTGGAGACCGCGCTCGTCGAGCTGTACCGGGAGACCGGTGAACGGCGCTACCTGGACCTGGCCGGGTACTTCGTGGACCGCTTCGGTCACGGGCGGCTCGGGGGCGAGCGGTACTGCCAGGACCGGGTCCCGCTGCGCCAGGCGGACAACGTGGAGGGCCACGCCGTCCGCCAGCTCTACCTGCTGGCGGCGGCCGCGGACCTGGCCACCGAGACGGGAGACGACGAACTGGGCGCCGCCGCAGCCAGGTTGTGGCACGCCATGGTCGCCACCAAGACCCACCTGACCGGCGGCGTCGGCGCCCACCACGACGAGGAGGACTTCGGCGACCCCTACGAGCTACCCAACGAGCGGGCCTACTGCGAAACCTGTGCCGCCATCGCATCCATCCAATTCAGCTGGCGGATGGCCCTGTTGACGGGACAGGCCCGCTACAGCGACCTGATCGAGCGGACCCTCTTCAACGGCTTCCTGGCGGGCATGTCGCTGGACGGAGAGCGCTGGCTCTACGTCAACCCGCTGCAGGTGCGCGACGGCCACACCGACACGGGCGACGACCAGTCGGCCCGCCGTACCCGCTGGTTCCGCTGCGCCTGCTGCCCGCCGAACGTCATGCGGCTGCTGGCCAGCCTCGAGCACTACGTGTCCGCGTCCGACGGCTCCGGCCTTCACCTGCACCAGTACGTCTCGGGACGCTACCGCGGGGAGACGGACCGAGGGCTGCCCATTTTTGTGAACGTTAACACTGACTATCCGTGGCAGGGCCGCATCACCGTGACCGTCGAGGAGTGTCCGGACATGCCCTGGACGCTGTCTCTGCGCATACCGCAGTGGTGCCGCGACTACACACTCAGCGTCGACGGCGTCCCCTCGGCCCGCACGCAGAACGAGGCGCCCGCGCAGGACGGCTGGCTGCGGGTGGAGCGCGTCTGGACCGCCGGGGACGCCCTCGTGCTGGACCTGGACCTGCCGGTCCGCCTGGTCGAGGCCGACCCGCGGGTGGACGCCGTCCGCGGCTGCGTCGCGATCGAACGCGGCCCGCTGGTCTACTGCGTCGAGCAGGTGGACCACCCGGGCGGCGGGCTGGACGACGTCGTCCTCGACCCCAGCCGCCCGCTGTCCGCCAAGGACCGTCCCGACCTGCTCGGCGGTGTCGTCACGGTGGTCGGCGCGGGCTACCGGCGCCGCCTCGCCCCGTCCGGCTGGTGGCCCTACCAGGACCGCACGGACGCGGAGCGCGGCGACCACGCGTCGCCCGTCGGCACGGGCGAGCCGGTGGAGCTCACCGCCGTCCCCTACTACGCCTGGGCCAACCGCGAGGACGGCAGCATGCGCGTCTGGCTTCCCACCGACTGA
- a CDS encoding LacI family DNA-binding transcriptional regulator codes for MSENVRPSVGTRARLADVAALAGVSVGTASKALSGSGRMRPETRQRVMAAVQALDFRPNQQAQSLHSGRSWTVGLMTTDGIGRFSTPVLLGAEDALGAGRISVLLCDTRGDAIREQHHLRNLMDRRVDGIIVTGRRTDPRPPLEDVQDVPVVYALSPSTGPSDISVVSDEKGGCRLAVEHLLGVGRTRIAHVTGPAHHAAAHDRARYTESLLSEASLSLSTGRVHYGDWSEAWGRRATDSVLRSAPDTDAFFCGNDQIARGVTDALRERGVRVPEDVAVIGYDNWDTMALASRPPLTTVDVDLVEIGRIAALRLLEAIDARPNPGTHTVPCRLMVRESA; via the coding sequence GTGTCCGAAAATGTCCGGCCGTCCGTCGGGACGAGAGCCAGGCTCGCGGACGTCGCCGCCCTGGCCGGGGTGAGTGTCGGTACGGCGTCGAAGGCGCTCAGCGGCAGCGGCCGGATGCGCCCGGAGACACGGCAGCGGGTGATGGCCGCGGTTCAGGCGCTGGACTTCCGCCCGAACCAGCAGGCGCAGAGCCTGCACAGCGGACGCAGTTGGACGGTGGGTCTGATGACCACGGACGGCATAGGCCGGTTCAGCACGCCGGTCCTGCTCGGCGCGGAGGACGCACTCGGGGCGGGCCGGATATCCGTGCTCCTGTGCGACACCCGGGGGGACGCCATCCGGGAGCAGCACCACCTGCGGAACCTGATGGACCGCCGGGTGGACGGCATCATCGTCACCGGTCGCCGCACCGACCCGAGACCCCCGCTGGAAGACGTGCAGGACGTACCGGTCGTCTACGCCCTCTCCCCGTCCACCGGCCCCTCCGACATCTCGGTGGTCAGCGACGAGAAGGGCGGCTGCCGCCTGGCGGTCGAACACCTGCTGGGCGTCGGGCGCACCCGCATCGCGCACGTGACCGGACCGGCCCACCACGCGGCGGCACACGACCGCGCCCGCTACACCGAGTCGCTGCTGAGCGAAGCGTCCCTGTCCCTGTCGACCGGCCGGGTGCACTATGGCGACTGGAGCGAGGCATGGGGCCGCCGGGCCACCGACTCGGTGCTGCGTTCCGCCCCGGACACCGACGCCTTCTTCTGCGGCAACGACCAGATCGCCCGAGGTGTCACGGACGCGCTGCGCGAGCGCGGAGTCCGGGTACCGGAGGATGTCGCCGTGATCGGCTACGACAACTGGGACACCATGGCACTCGCCAGCCGCCCACCGCTGACCACCGTCGATGTCGACCTGGTCGAAATCGGCCGCATCGCGGCCCTGCGGCTGCTGGAAGCCATCGATGCCCGGCCGAACCCCGGTACCCACACGGTGCCGTGTCGCCTGATGGTCCGGGAATCGGCCTGA
- a CDS encoding SMI1/KNR4 family protein has product MRSTPAPPPLTCREVAEAERALGISFPEEYRSYVLGVSAGGVLPRLEHTDQGWWWAGNRNRRRDLLATPFPHPASYAQADAELSEREPRLEDFSDDLSYAAAWHAWDTECEEFEDRKTAGAVIVQENGCGFSTLLVMTGPLAGTVWWDGRATCDQIVSLSLHHGDSGRPATLSEWIRHGSWDLLPPGWGSR; this is encoded by the coding sequence ATGAGGAGTACTCCCGCCCCGCCCCCGTTGACCTGCCGCGAGGTTGCGGAAGCCGAGCGAGCACTCGGAATCTCATTTCCGGAGGAGTACCGCTCGTACGTCCTGGGAGTGAGTGCGGGTGGAGTTCTGCCGCGGCTTGAGCACACGGATCAAGGCTGGTGGTGGGCCGGGAACCGCAACAGGCGACGCGACCTGTTGGCCACGCCGTTTCCGCACCCCGCCTCCTATGCCCAGGCGGATGCCGAACTTTCAGAGCGGGAACCCCGGTTGGAGGACTTCTCGGACGATCTGTCCTACGCGGCTGCCTGGCACGCCTGGGATACGGAGTGCGAGGAGTTCGAAGACCGGAAGACGGCGGGCGCCGTGATCGTGCAGGAGAACGGTTGCGGCTTCAGCACGCTGCTGGTGATGACGGGCCCACTGGCCGGCACAGTGTGGTGGGACGGGCGGGCCACCTGTGATCAAATCGTCTCGCTGTCGCTTCACCACGGCGACAGCGGCAGGCCTGCGACCCTGAGCGAGTGGATCAGGCACGGGTCCTGGGATCTGCTCCCGCCCGGCTGGGGGTCGCGCTGA
- a CDS encoding GNAT family N-acetyltransferase has protein sequence MAAIRRYRPGDRDAVFDICMRTAEAGGDARGVYRDQQLLPNIFAAPYTVLEPELAFVLDDGDGPVGYVLGTRDTTRFVRDFREKWLPVVAARHPLPAGEPGTPDEVMATLLHRPERMLVPELADYPAHLHIDLLPDYQGRGYGRALLTTLFAALDEAGAARVHLGMVTANTAARGFYDRMGFHEIRVADPGVLTYLGRPTSRPGD, from the coding sequence ATGGCCGCCATCCGCCGCTACCGTCCCGGGGACCGGGACGCCGTCTTCGACATCTGCATGCGCACCGCCGAAGCCGGCGGTGACGCCCGCGGCGTCTACCGCGACCAACAGCTGCTTCCGAACATCTTCGCCGCGCCGTACACGGTCCTCGAACCGGAGCTGGCCTTCGTCCTCGACGACGGGGACGGACCGGTGGGCTACGTGCTGGGTACCCGCGACACCACGCGCTTCGTCCGCGACTTCCGCGAGAAGTGGCTGCCCGTGGTCGCCGCCCGGCATCCGCTGCCGGCCGGCGAACCCGGCACGCCCGACGAGGTGATGGCCACGCTGCTGCACCGGCCGGAACGCATGCTCGTTCCCGAGCTCGCGGACTACCCGGCCCACCTGCACATCGACCTGCTGCCCGATTACCAGGGACGGGGCTACGGCCGCGCCTTGCTGACCACGCTGTTCGCCGCCCTCGACGAGGCCGGAGCGGCACGGGTCCACCTGGGCATGGTCACCGCGAACACGGCCGCCCGCGGCTTCTACGACCGGATGGGCTTCCACGAGATCCGGGTGGCCGATCCGGGCGTCCTGACCTACCTCGGCCGGCCTACCAGCCGACCGGGGGACTGA
- a CDS encoding carbohydrate ABC transporter permease, whose product MTLAHTDRPPRSPVASRATHRTRDARAAVRRQRRRTQLTAWAFVAPLVVYLAAFYLYPLYRNLDLSLHHYTVRSFVDGNAPFSGWANFSQVLHDPTFWPALTNTAVFTLASLAFQYVIGLALAVFFNRHFRLAGILRALFLVPWLLPLIVSSSTWSWMLNSESGIVNHTLHLVGIAPVDWLTSPRWALTSVIIANIWIGIPFNLVVLYSGLQNVPAELYEAASLDGAGAWQQFRRITFPLLRPVSAITLLLGLVYTLKVFDLIWIMTRGGPGNSSSTLATWSYKLGFGTLLPQFGPGAAVGNILILIALLFGLLYIRVQRRQEA is encoded by the coding sequence GTGACTCTCGCCCACACCGACCGCCCGCCGCGGTCACCGGTGGCGTCCAGGGCGACCCACCGAACCCGCGACGCGCGGGCCGCCGTTCGGCGCCAGCGCCGACGCACCCAGCTCACCGCGTGGGCCTTCGTCGCCCCGCTGGTCGTCTACCTCGCCGCCTTCTACCTCTACCCCCTCTACCGGAACCTGGATCTGAGCCTGCACCACTACACGGTGCGCTCGTTCGTCGACGGCAACGCCCCGTTCTCGGGGTGGGCCAACTTCTCCCAGGTCCTGCACGACCCGACCTTCTGGCCCGCGCTGACCAACACCGCGGTCTTCACCCTGGCCTCGCTCGCGTTCCAGTACGTGATCGGCCTGGCCCTGGCCGTGTTCTTCAACCGGCACTTCCGGCTGGCCGGCATCCTGCGGGCGCTCTTCCTCGTCCCCTGGCTGCTGCCGCTGATCGTCTCCTCGTCGACCTGGTCGTGGATGCTCAACAGCGAATCCGGCATCGTCAACCACACGCTGCACCTGGTGGGGATCGCCCCCGTCGACTGGCTCACCTCGCCGCGCTGGGCCCTGACCTCGGTCATCATCGCCAACATCTGGATCGGCATCCCGTTCAACCTGGTCGTCCTCTACAGCGGCCTGCAGAACGTCCCCGCCGAGCTGTACGAGGCGGCGTCCCTCGACGGCGCCGGCGCCTGGCAGCAGTTCCGCCGCATCACCTTCCCGCTGCTGCGGCCGGTCTCCGCCATCACCCTGCTGCTGGGCCTCGTCTACACCCTCAAGGTCTTCGACCTGATCTGGATCATGACCAGGGGTGGCCCGGGGAACTCCTCGTCCACGCTCGCGACCTGGTCCTACAAGCTCGGATTCGGCACTCTGCTGCCCCAGTTCGGCCCCGGAGCGGCGGTCGGCAACATCCTCATCCTCATCGCGCTGCTCTTCGGCCTGCTCTACATCCGCGTCCAGAGGAGGCAGGAGGCATGA